TTGGATCAGGAAAAATCGCAGTTTCGGAAAGCAGGAGAATGGCATCTCCGAACAAAGAGTCTTAGAAAAACGGGAAGACCTGCATTAAAGGAACAGTCGCTTCCGGGCTGGCGGCCACCAGCGTGGTCGTCTACCCACGAGCTCCTGTGCGGGGCGCGCACTGAAAAAGCGCGGACCGCCGTCGAGGAACTGCTGCGGGCCTGGAGCATGCTCCCC
This is a stretch of genomic DNA from Bacillota bacterium. It encodes these proteins:
- a CDS encoding PIN domain-containing protein, with translation MDQEKSQFRKAGEWHLRTKSLRKTGRPALKEQSLPGWRPPAWSSTHELLCGARTEKARTAVEELLRAWSMLPVDREVARRAAEIRRDQAAQGRTLGMADCLIAATAELKGLKVVTSNVKDFPGVEVVLPGGPVAGTTREG